The following coding sequences are from one Ornithorhynchus anatinus isolate Pmale09 chromosome 11, mOrnAna1.pri.v4, whole genome shotgun sequence window:
- the IL18 gene encoding interleukin-18 — protein MAAGCTSVLEPDMTLTLIANLDGDTFYFRDEDEDGFESDAFMKHGNPKFQVFQDSSTKVLVMKQDSCTPRFEAMSEQEIKDNAPQTKFIIQFYKNTKPGCYPVTISVKSGDRTFHLSCQGNILHFEKGEVPQKIDEDQSDIIFFQKGIVGFKDRYQFQPSSCPGSYLACEKKQNDSYFTMILKKVSGDENDSTHMTLKPFPQ, from the exons ATGGCTGCTGGATGTACCAGTGTTTTGGAGCCAGACATGACCCTCACTTTGATTGCAAACCTAGATGGGGATACATTTTACTTCAGAG ATGAAGATGAAG ATGGTTTTGAATCAGATGCCTTCATGAAACACGGGAATCCTAAATTCCAAGTGTTCCAAGACTCCAGCACCAAAGTTCTCGTAATGAAACAGGACAGCTGCACACCCAGATTTGAGGCCATGAGTGAACAGGAAATTAAAG ATAATGCTCCTCAGACCAAATTTATCATTCAGTTCTACAAAAACACCAAACCCGGTTGCTACCCAGTGACCATCAGTGTGAAGAGTGGAGATCGGACTTTCCATCTTTCCTGCCAGGGAAACATCCTCCATTTTGAA aagGGTGAAGTACCACAGAAAATCGACGAAGATCAGAGCGATATCATATTCTTCCAAAAGGGAATCGTAGGTTTTAAAGATAGATATCAGTTTCAGCCCTCCTCGTGCCCTGGGTCCTATCTGGCTTGTGAAAAGAAGCAGAACGACTCCTATTTCACCATGATTTTGAAGAAGGTGAGTGGAGATGAGAACGACTCCACCCACATGACTCTCAAGCCTTTCCCTCAGTAA
- the SDHD gene encoding succinate dehydrogenase [ubiquinone] cytochrome b small subunit, mitochondrial isoform X1 — MAGLRRLSALAAARGARALLLGAPGARPALAVIARQDRPGLQPAHLTPSRCAGSKAASIHWTSERAVSLLLLGLLPAAYLSPSSVMDYSLAAALTLHGHWGLGQVVTDYVHGDALVKGANAGLLALSAVTFAGLCYFNYHDVGICKAVALLWSL; from the exons ATGGCGGGCCTGAGGCGGCTGAGCGCGCTGGCGGCGGCCCGCGGGGCCCGAG CTCTCCTCCTCGGCGCCCCCGGGGCCAGACCCGCCTTGGCCGTCATCGCccggcaggaccggcccgggctccagccagcccacctcacccccagccGCTGCG CCGGCTCCAAGGCCGCGTCCATCCACTGGACGTCGGAGAGGGCCGTGAGCCTCCTGCTCCTGGGCCTCCTCCCGGCCGCCTACCTGAGCCCCAGCTCCGTGATGGATTACTCTCTGGCTGCCGCCCTCACCCTGCACGGCCACTG GGGTCTCGGGCAGGTGGTGACCGACTACGTCCACGGGGACGCGCTGGTGAAAGGAGCCAACGCCGGCCTCCTGGCGCTGTCGGCCGTCACCTTCGCCGGCCTCTGCTACTTCAACTACCACGACGTGGGGATCTGCAAAGCCGTCGCCCTGCTGTGGAGCCTCTGA
- the SDHD gene encoding succinate dehydrogenase [ubiquinone] cytochrome b small subunit, mitochondrial isoform X2, with protein MAGLRRLSALAAARGARAGSKAASIHWTSERAVSLLLLGLLPAAYLSPSSVMDYSLAAALTLHGHWGLGQVVTDYVHGDALVKGANAGLLALSAVTFAGLCYFNYHDVGICKAVALLWSL; from the exons ATGGCGGGCCTGAGGCGGCTGAGCGCGCTGGCGGCGGCCCGCGGGGCCCGAG CCGGCTCCAAGGCCGCGTCCATCCACTGGACGTCGGAGAGGGCCGTGAGCCTCCTGCTCCTGGGCCTCCTCCCGGCCGCCTACCTGAGCCCCAGCTCCGTGATGGATTACTCTCTGGCTGCCGCCCTCACCCTGCACGGCCACTG GGGTCTCGGGCAGGTGGTGACCGACTACGTCCACGGGGACGCGCTGGTGAAAGGAGCCAACGCCGGCCTCCTGGCGCTGTCGGCCGTCACCTTCGCCGGCCTCTGCTACTTCAACTACCACGACGTGGGGATCTGCAAAGCCGTCGCCCTGCTGTGGAGCCTCTGA
- the TIMM8B gene encoding mitochondrial import inner membrane translocase subunit Tim8 B — translation MGEAEAPEAELQRLMAAEQQKARFTAQVHHFMELCWDKCVEKPGNRLDSRAEGCLASCVDRFVDTTLAVTGRFAQLMQKGGH, via the exons ATGGGCGAGGCGGAGGCGCCCGAGGCCGAGCTGCAGCGCCTGATGGCGGCCGAGCAGCAGAAGGCGAGGTTCACTGCGCAG GTCCACCACTTCATGGAGCTGTGCTGGGACAAGTGCGTGGAGAAGCCGGGAAACCGGCTGGACTCTCGCGCGGAGGGCTGCCTCGCCAGCTGCGTGGACCGCTTCGTCGACACCACGCTGGCCGTCACCGGACGCTTCGCCCAGCTCATGCAGAAGGGCGGCCACTGA
- the NKAPD1 gene encoding uncharacterized protein NKAPD1 isoform X1, whose protein sequence is MTRVPLGKVLLRNVIRHTDAHNKIQEESDMWKIRELERQMEESSRRVPRRPSPGRSSRMRSDGFDEESRRADGRVQREMSGAPEDDALRARFWNRRLYECEAAMPDRWGHSGYKELYPEEFDTDSSDQQEPRALVNGGGRELQEAASTRQACKRKKSKKSHKKKRKKRSHKKPKKSKKGPEEGADSSSSEGWREPRDTGTEKRHRPRKKVARKKGSKRPASSSSSSSSSSEPDGDARSSRAGQEGVPGGARRQRGERERRGPAGSRRSEPCERRADKRKNWKVATADAESDESSED, encoded by the exons ATGACCCGGGTGCCGCTGGGCAAGGTCCTCCTGAGGAATGTCATCCGGCACACGGACGCCCACAACAAG ATTCAAGAGGAATCGGACATGTGGAAGATAAGGGAGCTGGAGCGACAGATGGAGGAGTCTTCTAGGCGGGTCCCACGCCGACCGTCTCCTGGACGCTCAAG CCGGATGCGCAGCGACGGCTTCGACGAGGAAAGTCGGCGAGCGGACGGGAGGGTCCAACGGGAGATGTCCGGGGCTCCGGAGGACGACGCGCTCAGGGCCCGATTCTGGAACAGGCGGCTGTACGAGTGCGAGGCCGCCATGCCGGACAG GTGGGGTCACAGCGGCTACAAGGAGCTCTACCCCGAGGAGTTTGACACGGACAG CAGCGATCAGCAGGAGCCACGAGCCCTGGTCAACGGCGGCGGGAGGGAACTCCAGGAGGCAGCCTCTACCCGCCAGGCCTGCAAGCGCAAGAAGTCAAAGAAGTCGCACAAGAAGAAGCGGAAAAAACGGTCCCACAAGAAGCCAAAGAAAAGCAAGAAGGGGCCCGAGGAAGGAGCGGACAGTTCCTCGAGCGAGGGCTGGCGGGAACCACGGGACACTGGGACCGAGAAGCGGCACCGCCCGCGCAAGAAGGTGGCCAGGAAAAAGGGGTCCAAGAGACCCGCCTCGTCCTcgtcatcctcctcttcttcctccgagCCCGACGGCGACGCGCGCTCCTCGAGGGCCGGCCAGGAAGGGGTCCCCGGCGGAGCCCGGAGGCAGAGGGgcgagagggagcggagggggccGGCCGGTTCGAGGAGGAGCGAGCCTTGCGAGAGGAGGGCAGACAAACGCAAGAACTGGAAAGTGGCCACGGCCGACGCCGAGTCGGACGAGAGCTCCGAGGActga
- the NKAPD1 gene encoding uncharacterized protein NKAPD1 isoform X2 produces MTRVPLGKVLLRNVIRHTDAHNKIQEESDMWKIRELERQMEESSRRVPRRPSPGRSSRMRSDGFDEESRRADGRVQREMSGAPEDDALRARFWNRRLYECEAAMPDRWGHSGYKELYPEEFDTDSDQQEPRALVNGGGRELQEAASTRQACKRKKSKKSHKKKRKKRSHKKPKKSKKGPEEGADSSSSEGWREPRDTGTEKRHRPRKKVARKKGSKRPASSSSSSSSSSEPDGDARSSRAGQEGVPGGARRQRGERERRGPAGSRRSEPCERRADKRKNWKVATADAESDESSED; encoded by the exons ATGACCCGGGTGCCGCTGGGCAAGGTCCTCCTGAGGAATGTCATCCGGCACACGGACGCCCACAACAAG ATTCAAGAGGAATCGGACATGTGGAAGATAAGGGAGCTGGAGCGACAGATGGAGGAGTCTTCTAGGCGGGTCCCACGCCGACCGTCTCCTGGACGCTCAAG CCGGATGCGCAGCGACGGCTTCGACGAGGAAAGTCGGCGAGCGGACGGGAGGGTCCAACGGGAGATGTCCGGGGCTCCGGAGGACGACGCGCTCAGGGCCCGATTCTGGAACAGGCGGCTGTACGAGTGCGAGGCCGCCATGCCGGACAG GTGGGGTCACAGCGGCTACAAGGAGCTCTACCCCGAGGAGTTTGACACGGACAG CGATCAGCAGGAGCCACGAGCCCTGGTCAACGGCGGCGGGAGGGAACTCCAGGAGGCAGCCTCTACCCGCCAGGCCTGCAAGCGCAAGAAGTCAAAGAAGTCGCACAAGAAGAAGCGGAAAAAACGGTCCCACAAGAAGCCAAAGAAAAGCAAGAAGGGGCCCGAGGAAGGAGCGGACAGTTCCTCGAGCGAGGGCTGGCGGGAACCACGGGACACTGGGACCGAGAAGCGGCACCGCCCGCGCAAGAAGGTGGCCAGGAAAAAGGGGTCCAAGAGACCCGCCTCGTCCTcgtcatcctcctcttcttcctccgagCCCGACGGCGACGCGCGCTCCTCGAGGGCCGGCCAGGAAGGGGTCCCCGGCGGAGCCCGGAGGCAGAGGGgcgagagggagcggagggggccGGCCGGTTCGAGGAGGAGCGAGCCTTGCGAGAGGAGGGCAGACAAACGCAAGAACTGGAAAGTGGCCACGGCCGACGCCGAGTCGGACGAGAGCTCCGAGGActga